Within the Thermovirga sp. genome, the region TCTCCCTCTAGAACTACGAAATCTGCCATTTTGTTCTCTTCAAGGCTACCGCAAAAATTATCGAGCTCAATGGCCTTGGCACCGTTGAGCGTACATCCTGCCAGGGCTTCTTCAACCGTCATCCCCATGTTCATGACGGCCAGGCTGAAGACGAAGGGCATTGACTGGGTAAAGGATGACCCTGGGTTGCAGTCCGTAGCGAGAGCCACCGTCAGGCCGAGTTCAAGCATTTTCCTGGCATCGGCGTAGGGTTTTCGAAGGCTGAAGGCCGTGGCAGGAAGCAGGACGGCAATCACCCCCGCCGAACCCATTTTGGCCAGATTTTCTTCCCCGGCGGCGAGAAGATGCTCCGCCGAGACGGCGCCAAGTTCCGCCGCCAGCGCGGCGCCGCCCGTGTCGACTACCTCGTCGGCATGAATCTTCAACTTCATGCCCTGTTCCCTGGCAGCCTCCAGGATCCTTCTGCTCTGCGGCACGGAAAAGACGCCCTCTTCACAGAAGACGTCACAAAAAGGAGGATCGCACGCGGCGGATACGGCCGGAATCATCTCGTTGACCAAGAGATCGACGAAACCTTCCGGGTCGGCCCTGAATTCGGAAGGTATGGCATGGGCTCCCATGAAGGTCGGTACAACTGTTAAGGGAGTCTCTCTCCCGACCCTTTCTATAAGCCTGAGCATTCTCGTTTCCGAGGCCGTGTCCAGTCCATAGCCGCTCTTGATCTCGACGGTGGTGGTTCCATGGGAGAGGGCCGTGAAGGCGTTCTCCTTGGTCCTCTTCAGGACCTCCTCGTCGCTGGCGCTTCTCAGCGAGCGGACCGAAGAAAGAATACCACCGCCCGAACCGAGTATCTCCATGTAGGACACACCGGAGAGGCG harbors:
- a CDS encoding imidazolonepropionase — protein: MTIKLFRGSRIFTPLVNENRVVSWERGAILTKNGFIEKVGSEEDVLRDLEPAMIEQEIDLHGRCVVPGFVDPHTHMCFSELREKEFAQRLSGVSYMEILGSGGGILSSVRSLRSASDEEVLKRTKENAFTALSHGTTTVEIKSGYGLDTASETRMLRLIERVGRETPLTVVPTFMGAHAIPSEFRADPEGFVDLLVNEMIPAVSAACDPPFCDVFCEEGVFSVPQSRRILEAAREQGMKLKIHADEVVDTGGAALAAELGAVSAEHLLAAGEENLAKMGSAGVIAVLLPATAFSLRKPYADARKMLELGLTVALATDCNPGSSFTQSMPFVFSLAVMNMGMTVEEALAGCTLNGAKAIELDNFCGSLEENKMADFVVLEGETPAIMAYNSGTSPVFSVYKRGECVAQRSDEWRFCR